DNA sequence from the Neomonachus schauinslandi chromosome 16, ASM220157v2, whole genome shotgun sequence genome:
GACACACCTCCTACCCACATGCAGTtccttgcccagggtcacacagggtATGGTAGGCAAACCAAGGATCTGCCCATAGGTGTCTGCTCCAAGAACTTGTGAGAAATGTGGTCCTgaccctgccttcctccccctccccacatcctTCTACCAAATTTATTCTCTAGTGACCCCTTTGGTGGTCTTTGCTCCAGCTCCCACCAAACCACCATTGCCAAGATCTCTGTGGGAACCATGTCTTTATTTATTCACGGCATGCATCAGCGTTTGTCTTGGGGGAAGGTGACTCCGATGGCCTTCCTTACTTCTTCAGGGATGTCAGCCAGGAGTTCAGTTTCCACCAGGGGTATCACAGGACTTTCCTTCAGGCCTGGGGAGAGTACAGTTAGGGACCCCTCCTACTCACACCTCCAAGATCAAAAGAACTACCATTCCCAGAATCCCAAGAGGCAGAGTAATGCATGGTTCAGGCAGATGGATGCCCCAGGCAGTCCTGGGAATTGTAGTTCTAGACAGCTACTTAGAGTGGCTGAGGGTTGGGGAGTGGCCCACCTCCACTACCAGatttgcccctccaccctgccacTCTCTCACCCATCCTCCACATCCTTACCCTTTCGCAGGCACTCCCGGACATGCTTGGCCTCATAAACCATGCCTGCTCCATTTGTAAAATTGAATTCCTTGCTTGGGGTTGGGGGCAGCGGGAACTCCTCATGCTCTCCCTTCACCACCAGCTCTGTTGGGCACCAGAAGGGATTGAGGATCTGCGGGGAGAGAAGAGGTGGCTACTGGGGGCTCCAGCCTAATGATATTTGGGGGCCTCCGTCTCACACCTGGCGGCTAGGGGCTGGTAGGAAGActtgcccccctcacccccattgCTGAGGATTCGCTTCTCAGCAGCAGGACGGTCACAATAGAAGCTTGTCCATCTCCCCAGGGGCAAACCCCTCTCTAACCTGATGCTTAGACCTCATGAGGACAGCTTATCTTCACATGCGTGTGAATCTCCCTTGCAAGGAGGAGACTTAGACAATCCAGTACCTTCTTACCTAGTTGGagacttgattctttttttggccccagagccctgggaagCCTACAATATTCCCATACCCAAGTCTAGGCCAAACTGGAAATAGAGATGTGCCCAGGCAAGGTCCAAATTCTGCAGTTCAAGCCTGGGGCAAGGTCCAAATTCTTCTGCTAAGAACAGGATTTCTTTCTAGCAACAGGGCTCCATGAAGCCCAATGAAGCCGCTCTTTGGTAATGCCTGGATCCAGTCCTGGAAGCAATTCCAAAGGCCACAGCTGCCCCCTAGGAATGGTTCATAAGAACCGGTTTCTCCCCAGGCCTAAGGATTTTTGACAGACCAGGAAGTTCACCCTCAGGAAGGAGCCTGGAGGTCCAAACCCATCCCTTGTCCTGGTGGTTGATGATGGATTCCTTAGCAATGCTGGGGGAAAAGGCTGCTTCAGCCCATAGCCAGCTCCAACAACCACAACTGGTCCACTCCTGTTTTGAGGGGCCACGGTTCCCAAAAATCTGTTTTTGGAGCTACTGTTTAGCCTAAAAGTTGGCCAGATGNNNNNNNNNNATTTTCCTGGTGATTCATTGCCTTCTGTGGGGCCATTTGCAGAGATGCCCCACCTGGGCCATGCCCCTGGTACCACTCACAAAGGCCATATTGGAGAGCTGAGCAGAGATGCTGCACGTGAAGCTGGCGTGGATCTCTCCTGGGTACTGGAGGAGCATGGTGACAGTGTCATCCACACCTGGGGAAGGCACAGGACAGGAGACCGCCTGGTCTCAAATCCTGCCTATGGAACGTTGGGCAAGAGATCTCGTCTCTAACACAGcagtgaaaaaagaatgaagcactAAAAACACGtgtgcatggggcgcctgggcggctcagccggttaagtgtccgtcttcggctcaggtcatgatcccagggtcctgggatcgagccctgcatcgggctccctgctcagtgggaagcctgcttctccctctcccacctcgccctgcttgtgttccctctctcgctgtgtctctctctgtcaaataaataaataaaatctttaaaaaaacaaaacaaaacaaaacacatgtgtaggggcacctggggggctcagtcggttaagagtctgactcgattttggctcaggtcgtgatctcagggtcgaggcTTTGAGCCCCGCATAGagttctgcgctcagtggggcatctgcttgaagattctctccctctccccttccccccactcatgagctctctctctcattctctctcaaataaataaataaatctttaaaaagagagagagagagagagacttaacctctcagagcctccgTTTCATCCCTCTTTAACCTGTTGCATTGGTTTGTGAGAATCAGTTTCCTCAGCtctcaaatggggataatagaacCTGTCTCATACATTGTTACAGGATTACACCTAGTGATGTAAAATGCACAAAGCACTTGGAAGGCTATTTAGATGACAATAAAGGCTATATAAGCATTAGTTAAACATTAAGTTAAATATAGCACGTAAAGTACTAGCCTGGTTCTGGAACACATCGTGCGTGCCCTAGATGGAAGAACCTACCCACCTAATTCTTCTGCTTTCAGATAAGCccgagttcctttttttttttttttaaagattaatttatttcagagagaaggaggggggagagaaagagagagagggcatgagctagagaggcagagggagacggagagagagaacctgatgcagggctctatcccatgactctgagaacatgggcccaggtgccccaagttcttATCCTGGATCTGCTCTGTGAGCCTGGATAAGTCACTCTCtctcccagtttcctcatctacaataTATCTAGCTCAGGGGAATCATCCCTCTAATAACCCTAACGCAGAGGAAGCACTtgataaagaaaatctgtttttggAGCTACTGTTTAGCCTAAAAGTTGGCCAGATGTTAGACTGAGAAGATTTTCTAAAGTGTGACATCCACCCGGGTATATTTTCCTGGTGATTCATTGCCTTCTGTGGGGCCATTTGCAGAGATGGCCATGGGAATTCCTCTCATCCCGCTGTGAGCAACCCTTGGCAATATGTCTTTGCAGCTCCTTCCATCAAGAGGACCCACCTCTGAAATCTGAGCTGGCTTTAAAACAGTAGCAAACAAGGTAGAGGcaaaagtttgaaaaatgctTGCACCCTAGGGCCTGCTTTTTGCTGCACCTAAAACTTAGCCCACAGTGTGAATGAGGCCAAACTagccagatgaaaaaaaaaaaaacaactgacttCATTAGCTCTTTATGACAACTCCAgtacccctttctttctttctctctctctattcccaatgtggggctccaactcacaaccccgagatcaagagtcacaggctctactaactaagccagccacgtgcccctaTGACAACCctgttattaacattttaccaGTAACTAGGACTCAGAGATGTTGAGTCCCTTGGCTAAAATCACACAGCAAATCCCAGGACAGAGCCTGCCCACACTCTCAACTCTGATCCTCTTTGACTTCAGGCAGGAAGTTCCTACAGCTGTCTAACCTGATTCTCATGGGCTAGGAGACTTAtccccagctcagggctcccaGTGAGGGAGGATCACTCTTACCATCATCATATAGTCCAGGATAGACAATACCTGTTTCATGGAGTCTTCCCACGGCTGAAATCTTTTCTGGCTTCTGCCCACCAAAGACCATAGAGATGAACTGGATGCAGTAGATGCCAATGTCCAGCAGGGCACCACCAGCCTGGGCTCTGTCTACGGCCCGGGGTACGTGGGTGAGGTCCTTCCCAAATTCTGCCCGAGCCACCTGGAGATCCCCCAGAATTCCCTGAGACACAGCCGACCTCAGAGCCTGTACAGCAAGAAAGAAGCAGGTCCAGATGGCCTGCACACcacagaggggagaaagaaggacagtggaaaaggaaagaaagacgtCAGGACCCAGGAGTTAACCAAtcacttcctctcccttctgGGGAGGGAGTACTGCTGCTCCCCACTCTCCACACAGGAgccccccccctcccttccacagCCCTGCTCAGTCCCCAGGTTGTGTCCTGCCCCTGagtccctctgccctctcctctcctctccattccCATGGCCCCAACTCTGGCCCTAGTCCTTTCTTCTCTGGACCATTCCCCCAGTCTCCCAATGTTATGGGCTCAATTGTGTTTCCACCAAATTCAGGTTGAGGTCCTAACCGCCCattctccccccacaccccagtaCCTCCCAGTGTGGAGATGGGGTTTTTAAAGAGGTAGTTaggttaaaatgaagtcattataGCGGACCCTAATCCAACAGGAAGAGATGAGGACAGTGACACAGAGGAAGGAGCCAAGGAGGGAGGCCTTAGGAGAAACCAgcactgctgacaccttgatcgcagacttctagcttccagaagtaggagaaaataaatctctgttgtttaagtcacccagtctgtggtggtactttgttatggcatccCTGGCAAACTAATACATGCGGTCTCCCCACTCCAGACCACCCTCCACGTGGCCCCAGAGGCAACTTTCCTTCTCCTAGAGTTGACCCTGTCTCAAATTACTtatccaagatcacagagcttaGAACTGGTGAGATGGAGTCTAGAGTCCTCTGACTCTAAAGCCTGTCCAAGGTCAAGTTCACACTAAATACATGAGATCTGCCCGGTCTTGTTTTCTTTAAGTCTtaactctgggggcgcctgggtggctcagacggttaagcatctgccttcagctcaggtcatgatgccagggtcctgggatcgagccccacatcgggctcctggctaagcgaggagcctgcttctccctctccctctgcctctctccctgctcatgctttctctctctctctctgtatctctgtgtctcaaatgaataaataaaatcttaaaaaaaacaaacaatcttaaTTCTGCTTTCCCCCTCGGGCCCATTTACCTGTGCAATGTACTTTCCCTTTAAGGCTCAGATCAGTCCCTACCTGTGGGAAACTTCCTTGACTATCCCTCACACTGGGCTGATGCCTCTGTGTTCTGTCAACTGCCCAGTACTATATCTATGAAAGTTTGTGCAATTGGGCATTGTGATAGCCCATTTCTGTGACTGTAGCAGACCTTGAGCTCATTGAAAACTGAGCCTGTGTCTTACCCATTATGAATCCCCAGTTCCTAGGGTTGGATCTGGAACACAACTGGTGCCAATAGAAAACAAGGAAGCAATAAATTCAGAACTTTGGCACTGCCAAAGCACAGTGGGAACCAGAAGCACTGAGTAACCATAGTAAATCTTGACTATCTCCTCCTTGGGCACAGAGAACTTTGCAGACTGGGAGCAATACTGGGCACAGGACAGCCAGCTAGGACATGGGGAAGTAAGAGGCAGCTGTTGAACTACTGGCAGAACCTACAGCAAGGTAGCACTTAAGAACCACAATACTCCTTAATGTGAAAATAGCTTCTAGAGGTCATTTGGcagccattttgtttttatttttatttattttttaaaaagaatttatttatgaacagagagagacacagcaagagagggaacaaaagcagagggagtgggagagggagaagcaggcttcctgctgagcagggagcccgatgcggggctcgatcccaggaccctgggatcatgacctgagctgaaggcggacgcttaacgactgagccacgcaggcgcccaggCAGCAATTTTAATTACTGGCACTCTGCCAACTGTCAGAGTTCCCCTATATGTAGCCATGTCTGATAAGGGGGAAAGCAAAGGCAGGATGACCTTGAGAATTGCCCTGGTCCTTCTGACCACTATCCTTGGAAATCCACCCAAACTCTGCTTATTGCTATTCTGTGCCACTTTCACTCTGAAAAGCTGACAAAGTATCTTTCAGGCGGTCACGTTTGCTAAGCAATGCCTCTCACTCTATGTTGCTAGCGGATTTCAACTACATCCTGGAAAACACACCAACCCCACCCAGTTCACTCTGTGGCCATCTTTGTTCTTGACAAACCCTTCTGTTGTGTTCCTCCAAAAAAAAGTCCACTGACAACCATGTTTAGTCATGGCAAGAAGCGCTACGTTGGAGGTTGGTAGGTCCCCTCCACCCTCACCTCCATAAGAAAGAGGCCTCGGGATCGGGCTTCCGCAACCATTTCGCGAACTTCCGCAGCGTTCACGCCCATGGGCTTCTCGCACAGGACGGCCTTGCCCGCTGCCAGGCATAGCAACACTGCGGCCTTGTGCTGTGGATGCTGGGTGCCAATGTAGGCCACCTCTAGATTGGAAGGTAGGAGGTCGAGAGATCAGCAGCCccgcccaccccagcccagccctccggGGCCCGCCCACAACTTagaggccccgcccccagcatcCTAGGAACTCAGGTCCCACCGACCAAGGACAGtcgtggggagcctgtttctccctttctctctgcagctcccgctgcttgtgctcccgtgctctctctttttcaaacaaatgaataaataaataaataaataaataaataaataaataagtaaaaatcttaaaaaaaaaaaaacctaaacggGCTCACTTACAAATTCAGGCCCCTCCCAAACCGCCGAGGCCTGGTTTCTAAACGCAATTTCATACTAGACTGTGAATCCCAGACCAAAGCCGTTCCTACAGTTCTGATTGCCAGCCGCCGATCCTTCCAGAAGCACACAGGGATTGGACCATCCCGCGGAGCCTTGTTTATCCTACGGAGCAGGCTAGAGGCAGCGCCGCGGTGGCCTCGGCTGCCCTTGCCACTCACCCACATTCGGGTCTTTGGCCAGCTCCTCATAGGACCCCTAGGCCTTGGGGATGTCATGTTTCCTCGCAAACTCCTTCGCCCGGCTCAGGTCTCGGGCCGCTACCGCCACAACCTGGAGGGACGCTAGGGTCAGACTTGCGCGGCTGGGGCAGGTGGATGGGAGGGACGTTGATGGAGAAAGCCCCAGGATAACAAAAATTATGTCCCCCAGGACGGAGGCGAAGGGAAGGGGTCCTGGGGGAGGGCGTGACGGGGGCCCGACACGGGTCCTGAAAAAGAGAGATCTGGGGCAAGCGATTATTAAATCCCCTAATACCTAAATTTCTTCTCTTCGCAGTAGTTCAGAACAAAACCCTCCCAAACTTGACGAAACCCGAGTTCACAGGACAGAAGTGTGGAGAAAGGAGTAGGGAAccctggctccctcctccctcagacccaggagtcccgGCTCCCCGGCCTGCTCTTCCACAGGATTCCGGAGGGAGGGTGGACCTGGTGCTCGGAGCGAGGCAGCGTTCGCAGCACGGTCGTGAAGTCGCTGGAGATAAGGCCGACTGACACGATGCCCCAGCGAAGCGCCATCGCCAAAACCTGGGATCCCAAAGTCTTGCCACCTGCGCCTGGAAATTAAAGACCTGACGCCCCGCCCAGCCGGGGGCGTGGTCATTTCTCCGCCCCCATTGCAGCTACGCCACTTCTCATTGGCCAGTAGGCCTGCGCGTCCCTTCAGTTCAGTCCCAATGCAAAGGAGGTTATTTAAATCTAGCATCCCCATTGGAAGGGCGCACCATTGGCTccgcttttttgggggggtgggtgggaccaGAAAGACTTCATTCGGCGCAAATGGCGACTTCTGACCACGtgacttccccccccccttttgaaTCTCTAAGCCCAACGGAGGGGTTGAAGTCCCCACCGGAcctcaagagttgcatgctctggggcgcctgggtggctcagtcgttaagcgtctgccttcggctcaggtcatgatctcagggtcctgggatcgagcccgcatcgggctccctgctcggcgggaagcctgcttctctctctcccactccccctgcttgtgttccctatctcgctgtgtctctatctgtccaaaaaaaaaaaaaaaaaaagcgttgcGTGCTCTACCCAGTAGCCCGCCAGGCCACCCAGGAGAGGATGGGGAGGCTTGCTTTCTTGTCACCTTCGGAGCTGGccgccttcctccttcccccaattCTTTTGCTCCGAAAGCCGCGCACCCTTAGGA
Encoded proteins:
- the DHDH gene encoding LOW QUALITY PROTEIN: trans-1,2-dihydrobenzene-1,2-diol dehydrogenase (The sequence of the model RefSeq protein was modified relative to this genomic sequence to represent the inferred CDS: substituted 1 base at 1 genomic stop codon); translated protein: MALRWGIVSVGLISSDFTTVLRTLPRSEHQVVAVAARDLSRAKEFARKHDIPKAXGSYEELAKDPNVEVAYIGTQHPQHKAAVLLCLAAGKAVLCEKPMGVNAAEVREMVAEARSRGLFLMEAIWTCFFLAVQALRSAVSQGILGDLQVARAEFGKDLTHVPRAVDRAQAGGALLDIGIYCIQFISMVFGGQKPEKISAVGRLHETGVDDTVTMLLQYPGEIHASFTCSISAQLSNMAFVSGTRGMAQILNPFWCPTELVVKGEHEEFPLPPTPSKEFNFTNGAGMVYEAKHVRECLRKGLKESPVIPLVETELLADIPEEVRKAIGVTFPQDKR